From a single Parambassis ranga chromosome 2, fParRan2.1, whole genome shotgun sequence genomic region:
- the igfbp2a gene encoding insulin-like growth factor-binding protein 2-A: MIMTKNLMPITMLSYAGCSLLIFSASLAGASLGEMVFRCPGCTAERQALCPKLTETCAEIVREPGCGCCPVCARQEGETCGVYTPRCAGGLRCYPTPDSELPLEQLVHGQGQCRRKVDTETTTYSQEHREQTSGETVEQQPEQGVSEIPAARKPTKETTWLGPKESAVRQHRQELKTKMKTNKVEEVKPNRPKQTQCQQELDQVLERISKMPFRDNRGPLEDLYALHIPNCDKRGQYNLKQCKMSLHGQRGECWCVNPHTGQPIPSAPTVRGDPNCSQYLRELELELELPDAAQI; encoded by the exons ATGATAATGACCAAAAACCTCATGCCTATCACAATGCTTTCGTACGCGGGCTGCAGCTTGCTGATCTTCTCCGCGTCCCTCGCCGGCGCCTCCCTGGGCGAGATGGTGTTCCGCTGCCCGGGCTGCACCGCGGAGCGCCAGGCGTTGTGCCCAAAGCTTACCGAGACGTGCGCAGAGATAGTGCGCGAACCGGGCTGCGGGTGCTGCCCCGTGTGCGCACGGCAAGAGGGGGAGACTTGCGGCGTGTACACCCCGAGATGCGCCGGCGGTCTGCGTTGCTACCCGACGCCCGACTCGGAGCTTCCCTTGGAGCAACTGGTGCATGGCCAGGGGCAGTGTCGGCGCAAAGTGGACACGGAGACGACCACTTACAGCCAGGAGCACCGGGAGCAAACCAGCG GTGAGACAGTGGAGCAGCAGCCAGAGCAGGGTGTGAGCGAAATCCCTGCCGCCAGGAAGCCCACCAAAGAGACAACCTGGCTGGGACCCAAAGAGAGTGCAGTGCGCCAGCACAGGCAGGAGTTGAAGACCAAGATGAAGACTaacaaggtggaggaggtgaagccAAATCGGCCTAAACAG ACTCAGTGTCagcaggagctggaccaggTCCTGGAGAGGATATCTAAGATGCCCTTCAGAGATAACCGAGGTCCTCTGGAAGACTTGTACGCCCTGCACATCCCCAACTGTGACAAGAGGGGGCAGTATAACCTCAAACAG TGCAAGATGTCTCTCCATGGTCAGAGGGGGGAGTGCTGGTGTGTCAACCCTCACACTGGCCAACCTATCCCATCAGCCCCGACCGTGAGGGGCGACCCCAACTGCAGCCAGTACCTCAGGgaactggagctggagctggagctcccTGATGCAGCCCAGATCTAG
- the igfbp5a gene encoding insulin-like growth factor-binding protein 5a, which produces MLLSVSLLVVLSITSCGSSYVPCEPCDQKALSMCPPVPVGCQLVKEPGCGCCLTCALEEGQPCGVYTGPCTRGLRCLPKNGEEKPLHALLHGRGVCRNEKLYKLLHPKDGQSPADPILHVVDPAQTKVPIYGDHISSRKAQAMKQAKDRKKQLARLGQASNMDFVPLSIDKLEPEFGPCRRRLDNFIQSMKDTYQVLALSLYVPNCDKKGFFKRKQCKPSRGRKRGICWCVDRFGVKVPGINYTSSDLQCKDLDSSSNSNE; this is translated from the exons ATGCTACTGAGTGTCTCCCTCCTGGTGGTCCTGAGCATTACCAGCTGCGGCTCGTCGTACGTACCGTGCGAGCCGTGCGACCAGAAGGCCCTGTCCATGTGCCCGCCGGTGCCGGTTGGCTGTCAGCTGGTGAAAGAGCCCGGCTGCGGCTGCTGCCTGACGTGCGCGCTCGAAGAGGGTCAGCCATGCGGCGTGTACACCGGGCCGTGCACGCGCGGGCTCCGCTGTCTGCCTAAGAACGGCGAGGAGAAGCCGCTGCACGCTCTGCTGCACGGCCGGGGAGTGTGCAGGAACGAGAAGTTGTATAAACTGCTGCATCCAAAAG ATGGGCAATCCCCTGCAGACCCCATCCTGCACGTGGTAGATCCGGCACAAACCAAGGTGCCTATCTATGGAGATCACATAAGCAGCCGGAAAGCCCAGGCCATGAAGCAGGCCAAGGACCGCAAGAAGCAGCTGGCAAGGCTGGGACAGGCCAGCAACATGGACTTCGTGCCTCTCAGCATCGATAAACTAGAGCCTGAATTT GGGCCCTGCAGGAGGAGACTAGATAATTTCATCCAGAGCATGAAGGACACTTATCAGGTTTTGGCACTTTCACTGTACGTACCCAACTGTGACAAGAAGGGCTTCTTCAAGCGCAAACAG TGTAAGCCATCACGGGGCCGAAAAAGAGGAATCTGCTGGTGCGTGGACCGGTTCGGCGTCAAAGTCCCTGGTATCAACTACACCAGCAGTGACCTGCAATGCAAAGACCTGGACAGTAGCAGCAACAGCAACGAATGA